In a genomic window of Virgibacillus sp. SK37:
- a CDS encoding aspartyl-phosphate phosphatase Spo0E family protein, with product MSNFNLKKEIEKCREEMIMLSHNNALTSEVVVSTSMKLDKLINEYLKKAC from the coding sequence GTGAGTAATTTTAATCTAAAGAAAGAAATTGAAAAATGTCGTGAAGAGATGATAATGCTTAGTCACAACAATGCCCTTACTTCTGAAGTCGTCGTCTCCACGAGTATGAAACTGGATAAGCTAATAAATGAGTACTTAAAGAAGGCATGTTAA
- the sigW gene encoding RNA polymerase sigma factor SigW, translated as MDQFIREKIIEVKKGDQSAFEDVVNYFQHKIYQHCLRMLGNAHEAEDIAQEAFIRAYINIESFDEQRKFSTWLYRIATNLTIDRIRKRKPDFYLDSKIKGTEGLDMYSQLPDQGKLPGEEVESLELKRYIHHEISELPPKYRSVITLRYLEEFSLQEISEILDIPLGTVKTRIHRAREALRKKLRHV; from the coding sequence ATGGATCAATTTATTAGAGAAAAAATAATAGAAGTTAAAAAAGGAGACCAATCTGCATTTGAAGATGTGGTTAACTATTTTCAGCACAAAATTTACCAGCATTGTTTACGGATGCTTGGTAATGCACACGAGGCGGAAGATATAGCACAGGAAGCTTTTATCCGGGCATATATCAATATCGAATCCTTTGATGAGCAGCGAAAATTTTCGACATGGTTGTACAGAATTGCTACAAATTTAACCATTGATCGAATTAGGAAGCGTAAGCCCGATTTTTATCTTGATAGTAAGATAAAAGGGACAGAAGGGTTGGATATGTATTCCCAATTGCCTGATCAGGGTAAGCTACCAGGAGAAGAAGTGGAAAGCCTAGAGCTTAAACGCTATATACATCATGAGATTTCTGAGCTTCCACCTAAATATCGCAGTGTCATTACATTACGTTATTTGGAGGAGTTCTCCCTTCAGGAAATTAGTGAAATCCTGGACATCCCATTAGGTACTGTGAAGACAAGAATTCACAGGGCGAGGGAAGCATTACGGAAAAAACTTCGTCACGTGTAA
- the rsiW gene encoding anti-sigma-W factor RsiW, protein MNCDKEAVELMHNYLDGDLTKENETVLRLHLEECEKCQQHFHELKRTLTLIRSTEHVSAPANFTANVMNNLPAEKKRVKYKRWFRAHPMLTAAAIFFVFMMSGILSAWNQGSELVVSKQDNLIIKGDTVIVPEDVTVEGDLIVKNGNLVVHGTIDGNVTLVNGKLIEEPIEGEGLMASVGEVNGELEHIDQIFEWMWFHIKSLVKNIFDF, encoded by the coding sequence TTGAATTGTGATAAAGAAGCTGTTGAGCTTATGCATAATTATTTAGATGGTGATTTAACGAAGGAAAATGAGACAGTTTTACGCCTTCATTTGGAGGAGTGTGAGAAGTGTCAGCAGCATTTTCATGAGTTAAAGCGCACATTAACTTTAATACGAAGCACAGAGCATGTGAGCGCTCCTGCAAATTTTACTGCCAATGTTATGAATAATCTACCTGCCGAAAAGAAAAGGGTAAAGTATAAACGCTGGTTTAGAGCACATCCTATGTTGACGGCAGCAGCTATTTTCTTTGTATTTATGATGAGTGGAATTTTATCTGCATGGAACCAAGGTAGTGAGTTGGTTGTATCCAAGCAGGATAATTTAATAATAAAAGGCGACACTGTTATTGTACCGGAGGACGTCACGGTTGAAGGTGACCTGATTGTTAAAAATGGAAATCTGGTTGTACATGGGACGATTGATGGAAATGTAACATTGGTAAATGGCAAGCTCATTGAAGAGCCTATTGAAGGAGAAGGCTTGATGGCATCTGTTGGTGAAGTTAATGGAGAGTTAGAGCACATTGATCAGATTTTTGAATGGATGTGGTTTCACATAAAATCTCTGGTTAAAAATATATTTGATTTTTAA
- a CDS encoding ABC transporter ATP-binding protein — protein sequence MSLVLENVSKIYRDGPKEFRAVDDVSLEVKQGEFIAIIGPSGSGKSTMLSIAGALLSPSEGEVYLQGENITNLSTKKITEKRRDQIGFVFQAANLIPYLKVKDQLNLIDVLSKQKREKRSIELLEHFGLKHRINKYPNELSGGERQRVAIARALINDPQLILADEPTASLDSKRGREVVELLADEIKNRGKSGIMVTHDERVLDVCDRVISIRDGKIEKQ from the coding sequence ATGAGTTTAGTATTAGAAAATGTTTCGAAAATATATCGTGATGGCCCAAAAGAGTTTAGAGCAGTAGATGATGTGTCTCTAGAAGTAAAGCAGGGGGAATTTATTGCAATAATCGGTCCGTCTGGCTCAGGTAAAAGTACGATGTTATCCATTGCAGGAGCACTTTTGTCTCCAAGTGAGGGAGAAGTTTATCTGCAGGGTGAAAATATTACGAACCTATCTACAAAGAAAATAACTGAAAAAAGACGTGATCAAATTGGTTTTGTATTTCAGGCGGCTAATTTAATTCCTTATTTAAAGGTGAAGGATCAATTGAATCTCATTGACGTTTTATCAAAACAAAAGAGAGAAAAAAGATCAATTGAACTGTTAGAGCATTTTGGTTTGAAGCATCGTATTAATAAGTATCCAAATGAATTATCTGGAGGAGAAAGACAGCGGGTCGCCATAGCAAGGGCATTAATTAATGATCCACAATTAATTCTTGCTGATGAACCGACAGCAAGTCTGGATTCCAAACGCGGTCGTGAAGTTGTGGAGTTATTGGCAGATGAAATAAAGAACCGTGGGAAGTCAGGAATAATGGTGACACATGATGAACGTGTGCTTGATGTATGTGATAGAGTCATCTCCATCCGTGATGGAAAAATAGAGAAACAATAA
- a CDS encoding YbbR-like domain-containing protein, with the protein MDNWFRSKWFVRVISLAFAILFYVFVYVDANNSTNSDSTFPGKTQEMQTLNDVPVEIKIDENEYVVSGVPEYVNVSLEGSLGVLTPLIKQRNFSAFVDLRGLDAGEHIVEVEHNISADLNVYIEPKTVEVTIEKKATAEFPINVDFINTDQITEGYELGKYEIEPSTVSITSSQSVIDQIGIVKVYVDVKNIDKSINNREVPINVYDTQGNELNVNVQPENAVVSVDIDNPSKKVPVSVETTGELPEGYSLTSISPSVEEVEVFGTSNILKDINEISTKKIDLSDIEESGKVEAELSLPDGTMVPNNKVEVSVEVDKPTTITNVPIDVQDLEEGLEISFIEPDDAKMDISVVGKETDVSKLSAEDFQVTISAADLEPGEHEVLVKLEGPDGVETTGEFEKVKINIKE; encoded by the coding sequence ATGGATAATTGGTTTAGAAGTAAATGGTTTGTTCGGGTGATCTCCTTGGCATTCGCCATCTTATTCTATGTATTTGTATATGTTGATGCAAATAATTCCACAAACTCTGATTCAACGTTCCCAGGGAAGACGCAAGAAATGCAAACATTGAATGATGTTCCTGTAGAAATTAAAATAGATGAGAATGAATATGTTGTAAGTGGTGTTCCAGAATATGTAAATGTTTCTTTAGAAGGTTCTTTAGGAGTGCTGACACCACTTATTAAACAGCGTAATTTTTCTGCCTTTGTGGATTTACGGGGGTTGGATGCTGGTGAACACATTGTGGAGGTTGAGCATAATATATCAGCAGACTTAAATGTATATATTGAACCAAAAACAGTTGAAGTAACGATAGAGAAAAAGGCAACTGCGGAATTCCCAATTAATGTTGATTTCATTAATACAGATCAGATAACAGAAGGATACGAGCTTGGGAAATATGAGATTGAACCATCTACAGTGTCGATTACAAGCTCTCAAAGTGTTATTGACCAAATTGGTATTGTAAAAGTATATGTGGATGTAAAAAATATTGATAAGTCCATAAATAACAGAGAAGTTCCTATAAACGTCTATGACACGCAAGGCAACGAACTGAATGTCAATGTTCAACCAGAAAATGCAGTAGTTTCTGTGGACATAGATAATCCAAGTAAAAAAGTTCCTGTAAGTGTTGAAACAACTGGTGAATTGCCTGAGGGTTACTCATTAACTTCTATTTCTCCAAGTGTGGAAGAAGTTGAAGTATTTGGGACAAGCAATATTTTAAAAGATATCAATGAAATTAGCACAAAGAAAATAGATTTATCGGACATTGAAGAATCCGGAAAGGTAGAAGCAGAACTATCCCTACCAGATGGAACGATGGTGCCGAATAATAAAGTTGAAGTATCCGTTGAAGTTGATAAACCAACAACGATTACCAATGTACCCATCGATGTTCAAGATTTAGAAGAAGGATTGGAAATATCTTTTATAGAACCTGATGATGCAAAAATGGATATCTCCGTTGTAGGAAAAGAAACAGATGTTAGCAAACTTTCAGCCGAAGATTTTCAAGTAACGATCAGTGCTGCAGATCTAGAACCTGGAGAGCATGAAGTACTAGTTAAACTGGAAGGGCCAGATGGGGTAGAGACTACAGGTGAATTTGAAAAGGTCAAAATCAATATAAAAGAATAG
- a CDS encoding DUF2975 domain-containing protein, giving the protein MQRVIIPLFKTAIIIMGLFVFIFGFIGLPQLAEKAATLNPEYAHLQYPILIGIELTAIPFFIALHQVYVLLKLMEKKAAFSDSAHHRLKRIKFCALFIAVMYIAGSLYLSIQSALHPGVAIIGIAIILTTLMISVFAVMLQKLLIRAKEMKVENELTV; this is encoded by the coding sequence ATGCAACGTGTTATTATTCCACTTTTTAAAACAGCCATTATTATAATGGGTCTTTTTGTTTTTATATTTGGATTCATTGGATTACCTCAATTAGCTGAAAAAGCGGCTACACTGAACCCTGAATATGCTCATTTACAATATCCCATATTAATTGGAATTGAACTTACAGCTATTCCGTTTTTCATTGCGCTACACCAAGTATATGTACTCTTGAAGTTAATGGAGAAGAAAGCTGCTTTTTCCGATTCAGCCCACCATCGGTTGAAGAGGATAAAATTTTGTGCGCTTTTCATTGCAGTAATGTATATTGCAGGTTCATTATATTTAAGTATACAAAGTGCGCTTCATCCTGGAGTGGCTATTATAGGGATTGCAATTATCCTTACAACTCTTATGATTTCTGTCTTTGCTGTAATGTTGCAAAAACTGCTTATCCGTGCAAAAGAAATGAAAGTTGAGAATGAGCTGACAGTTTGA
- a CDS encoding ABC transporter permease, whose protein sequence is MRKLFLAIRELFYSKLRYILIGLIMVLVASLIFIISGLAKGLSADNASAIQELQADYVILDSDAEMDMTKSFVSRSNMQQIEQTDGMKEVNSLSIQMRNATVNGTDKNEDVSIFITEPESMLLPIVAEGNAINSTNEVIVDQSLKREGIQLGDTLTFGEDKEVKVVGFTTEQRYSHTPVVFMTSEKPEKMNAFVVNSGEASLTSIQDEIGSNYEVVTNGELLKGIPSYSQEQASLNMMIVFLYVIAAFVLAAFFYVITLQKRDQFGVLKALGAKTAYLIRSVIGQVLIISVLCIGIGVGLTYGIGAAFPADMPFKLSPIGMLQSSMLILAVSLVGALISLVQVIKIDPIEAIEGAGK, encoded by the coding sequence GTGAGGAAATTGTTTCTAGCAATAAGAGAATTATTTTATTCAAAGCTTCGCTATATATTAATTGGTTTAATCATGGTCTTAGTGGCCAGTCTTATTTTTATAATTTCTGGTTTGGCAAAAGGGTTGTCAGCAGATAATGCTTCAGCTATTCAGGAATTGCAAGCAGATTATGTAATATTAGATTCGGATGCGGAAATGGATATGACAAAGTCCTTTGTATCTCGTTCAAATATGCAGCAAATCGAGCAAACAGATGGTATGAAAGAGGTTAATTCCTTATCCATTCAAATGAGAAATGCTACCGTAAACGGAACAGACAAAAATGAAGATGTTTCTATATTCATTACAGAACCTGAGAGTATGTTGCTGCCGATTGTAGCGGAAGGTAATGCAATCAATTCTACAAATGAGGTAATTGTCGATCAGTCACTCAAAAGAGAAGGTATCCAGCTTGGTGATACATTAACCTTTGGCGAGGATAAAGAGGTCAAAGTTGTTGGTTTTACAACGGAGCAGCGTTATAGCCATACGCCAGTTGTTTTTATGACAAGTGAAAAACCAGAGAAAATGAATGCATTTGTTGTAAATTCTGGTGAAGCGAGCTTGACTTCGATACAAGATGAAATTGGGAGTAACTATGAAGTAGTCACAAACGGAGAATTGCTTAAAGGAATACCAAGTTATTCGCAGGAACAAGCATCTCTAAATATGATGATTGTTTTCTTATATGTTATTGCAGCCTTTGTACTAGCAGCCTTTTTCTATGTGATTACTTTGCAAAAGAGAGATCAATTTGGTGTGCTTAAAGCACTAGGGGCGAAAACAGCTTATTTAATTCGAAGTGTAATTGGGCAGGTACTCATTATTTCAGTTCTATGTATTGGTATAGGTGTTGGCTTAACCTATGGTATTGGAGCTGCTTTCCCTGCCGATATGCCATTTAAGTTGAGTCCTATCGGGATGTTGCAATCTTCCATGTTAATCTTAGCAGTATCTCTAGTCGGGGCACTTATTTCCTTAGTTCAAGTAATTAAGATTGACCCAATTGAAGCGATTGAGGGGGCAGGAAAATGA
- the glmM gene encoding phosphoglucosamine mutase, translated as MGKYFGTDGVRGIANKGLTPELAFKLGRFGGYVLTKETQRPKIIVGRDTRISGHMLEGALVAGLLSIGAEVMRLGVISTPGVAYLTKATSSQAGVMISASHNPVEDNGIKFFGPDGFKLSDAQENEIEQLMDGEDNLPRPTGGDVGTVNDYFEGGQKYLSFLKDTIDNDFEGIRIALDCAHGATSSLATHLFADLEADIFSIGSSPDGLNINDGVGSTHPETLQAFVNEKKADIGLAFDGDGDRLIAVDEKGNIVDGDQIMFICAKYMNEKGFLRKNTVVSTVMSNIGFYKAIEENGMRSDKTAVGDRYVMEEMRKGGYNLGGEQSGHIIFLDYNTTGDGMLSAIQLVNVMRETGKPLSELAGEMAIYPQVLKNVKVIDKNEALSNSRINEEIEAVEKELGDQGRVLVRPSGTEPLVRVMVEAPTKEECEKYVDQVANIIDQLLGMKD; from the coding sequence ATGGGAAAATATTTTGGAACAGATGGTGTGAGAGGAATTGCGAACAAGGGGCTTACACCAGAATTAGCATTTAAATTAGGTCGCTTTGGCGGTTATGTTCTAACAAAAGAGACACAGCGTCCTAAAATTATCGTCGGTCGTGATACTAGAATTTCCGGGCATATGCTTGAAGGGGCATTGGTTGCCGGTTTGCTTTCCATAGGTGCAGAAGTAATGCGACTAGGGGTGATTTCTACTCCAGGTGTAGCTTATCTTACTAAGGCTACAAGTTCACAAGCCGGAGTAATGATTTCGGCTTCACATAACCCTGTAGAGGATAATGGTATTAAATTCTTTGGGCCGGATGGCTTTAAACTTTCAGATGCTCAGGAGAATGAAATCGAGCAGCTGATGGATGGAGAAGATAATTTGCCTCGCCCAACAGGTGGAGATGTAGGAACTGTAAATGATTATTTTGAAGGTGGTCAAAAATATCTTTCCTTCTTAAAAGATACCATTGATAATGACTTTGAAGGCATTCGGATAGCGCTGGATTGTGCACACGGGGCCACATCCAGCTTAGCAACACATTTGTTTGCTGACCTGGAAGCGGACATCTTCTCCATTGGTTCATCACCAGATGGATTAAACATTAATGATGGAGTTGGTTCAACACACCCTGAGACACTTCAGGCCTTTGTAAACGAGAAAAAAGCAGATATCGGCTTGGCATTTGATGGGGACGGAGACCGTTTAATAGCAGTGGACGAAAAAGGAAATATTGTAGATGGCGACCAAATTATGTTTATCTGTGCAAAGTATATGAATGAAAAAGGATTTCTTCGTAAGAATACAGTCGTTTCTACTGTGATGAGTAATATTGGGTTTTACAAAGCGATTGAGGAAAACGGAATGCGCAGTGATAAAACCGCAGTAGGCGACCGTTATGTGATGGAAGAAATGCGTAAGGGTGGCTATAACCTTGGTGGAGAGCAATCTGGTCATATCATTTTCCTGGATTACAACACGACAGGTGATGGCATGCTATCAGCTATCCAATTAGTTAATGTAATGAGAGAAACGGGTAAGCCACTCTCTGAGTTGGCAGGCGAGATGGCAATATATCCTCAAGTATTAAAAAATGTAAAAGTAATTGATAAGAACGAAGCACTTAGTAATTCAAGAATTAATGAAGAAATTGAAGCGGTTGAAAAAGAGCTTGGTGACCAAGGCCGTGTCCTTGTACGTCCATCTGGAACAGAACCTCTCGTACGAGTTATGGTAGAAGCTCCTACTAAAGAAGAATGTGAGAAATATGTAGACCAAGTAGCAAATATAATTGATCAACTCTTAGGAATGAAAGATTAA
- a CDS encoding response regulator transcription factor, with product MITILIVDDDPHIRELLRFYLQKEGYQTEQATDGNEALKILENKTIHLALVDIMMPNMDGYELCKEIRDYYDIPVMMLTAKGEITDKEKAFLAGTDDYIVKPFETKEVMYRIKALLRRFQMVNEEIIHIGNTIINRRSYEVTYHNKNLILPLKEFELLAQLASYPNRIFSREQLIELVWGSDYEGNDRTVDVHIKRLRERFAEEQQDFSIQTVRGLGYKLEINQ from the coding sequence ATGATTACCATTTTAATTGTTGATGATGACCCACACATTCGGGAATTGCTTCGTTTTTACCTGCAGAAGGAAGGATATCAAACAGAGCAAGCAACCGATGGAAATGAAGCATTAAAGATATTGGAAAATAAAACAATTCATCTTGCTCTTGTGGATATTATGATGCCTAATATGGATGGATATGAATTGTGCAAAGAAATACGAGACTATTATGACATCCCTGTTATGATGCTTACAGCGAAGGGGGAAATTACCGATAAAGAAAAGGCATTTCTCGCTGGCACAGATGATTATATTGTAAAGCCGTTTGAAACAAAAGAAGTAATGTATCGAATTAAAGCATTACTGCGACGGTTTCAAATGGTGAACGAAGAAATTATCCATATCGGCAACACGATAATTAATCGAAGAAGCTATGAAGTTACATATCATAATAAAAACTTAATCCTTCCTCTAAAAGAATTTGAGTTATTGGCACAGCTAGCAAGCTACCCAAACCGTATTTTTTCCAGGGAGCAATTAATTGAACTCGTATGGGGAAGTGACTATGAAGGGAATGATCGCACAGTAGATGTGCATATTAAGCGATTAAGGGAGCGGTTTGCAGAAGAACAACAGGATTTCTCCATTCAGACGGTACGCGGACTGGGATACAAGTTGGAAATTAATCAATAG
- a CDS encoding HAMP domain-containing sensor histidine kinase produces MRTLYVRIIITTMAIMIASAVIAFAVTNIYYQYYLKPQNDEKITHIANNIVEIYNHNNNQSIDAFLNAMTDLGYKFHLVDQEGTEKTFGDPFSSTAMDERYIEKVLHGQVYHGIKNYPWKPFVTGFFDNELVNTIGVPVMVEGERRALFVRPNSSQQFGEMRFFLAVLLILTLLFSFLLVLISTRYIVNPIKNLTIATKKIAAGNYHLKLKVKRKDEIGRLASDFSKMSRSLEQIEEKRQEFVSSVSHEIQSPLTSIQGFSKLIKEEELSKEERIHYLTIIEKESKRLSLLSKQLLTLSFLDSEKDINEGQKFDVAAQLRETIQTMEWQWREKNISIELDISSAYLKGDPRLLQQVWMNLISNAIRYTDANGKITLRTYERKQEIEVVVEDTGIGITEENIPLLFERFYKVDKARTRTEDSTGLGLAIVKKIIELHDGAIMVESTLGEGSRFIVTLPK; encoded by the coding sequence ATGCGTACCCTTTATGTACGGATTATTATTACAACAATGGCTATTATGATTGCAAGTGCTGTCATTGCTTTTGCTGTTACAAATATTTATTATCAATACTACTTGAAGCCCCAAAATGACGAGAAGATTACACACATAGCGAACAACATTGTTGAAATTTATAACCATAACAATAATCAATCCATTGATGCCTTTTTAAATGCAATGACAGATTTAGGCTATAAATTCCACTTGGTGGATCAGGAAGGTACAGAAAAAACGTTTGGTGACCCATTTTCATCAACAGCCATGGATGAACGCTATATTGAAAAAGTACTCCATGGGCAGGTCTATCATGGTATAAAAAATTATCCTTGGAAACCTTTTGTTACTGGCTTTTTTGATAATGAATTAGTTAATACCATTGGGGTTCCTGTTATGGTGGAGGGGGAGAGACGAGCTCTATTTGTCCGTCCTAACTCTTCCCAGCAATTTGGTGAAATGCGTTTCTTCCTAGCTGTATTATTGATATTAACATTGCTATTTAGTTTTCTTTTGGTATTAATAAGTACACGTTATATTGTTAATCCAATCAAAAATTTAACGATAGCGACTAAGAAAATTGCAGCAGGAAATTATCATTTGAAGTTAAAAGTAAAACGGAAAGATGAAATTGGCAGACTTGCCAGTGACTTTTCCAAAATGAGCAGAAGTCTGGAACAAATAGAGGAGAAAAGGCAGGAGTTTGTATCCAGTGTGTCCCATGAAATCCAATCACCACTTACATCTATACAGGGTTTTTCCAAATTAATCAAAGAGGAAGAGCTGTCGAAAGAGGAACGTATTCACTATTTAACTATTATCGAAAAAGAAAGCAAGAGATTGTCATTATTAAGTAAGCAACTGCTAACACTCTCATTTCTGGATAGCGAGAAGGATATAAATGAAGGGCAGAAATTTGATGTTGCTGCTCAATTAAGAGAAACAATTCAAACAATGGAGTGGCAGTGGCGGGAGAAGAATATTTCTATTGAATTGGATATATCTTCAGCTTATTTAAAAGGGGACCCTCGTTTACTCCAGCAAGTGTGGATGAATTTGATTTCAAATGCTATACGGTATACAGATGCCAACGGGAAAATAACACTACGAACATACGAGAGAAAACAAGAAATAGAAGTTGTAGTAGAGGACACTGGTATTGGTATTACAGAAGAAAACATCCCTCTCTTATTTGAACGTTTCTATAAAGTAGATAAAGCAAGAACACGTACAGAAGATAGTACGGGTTTAGGGCTTGCTATTGTTAAGAAAATTATTGAATTACATGATGGGGCAATTATGGTAGAGAGTACACTTGGAGAGGGATCTAGATTTATTGTGACATTACCAAAATAG
- the cdaA gene encoding diadenylate cyclase CdaA has protein sequence MLGGGLDILELLRVGVDIALVWYVLYKLIMLIRGTKAIQLLKGIAVVLAVWLLSIAFNLQTVQWITSQAIGWGLIVIIILFQPELRRALEQLGRGNIFGRSARSEEEIIQQNIEAIIQSCNYMAKRRIGALISIERETGIGDYAETGIPINGKLTHQLLTNIFTPNTPLHDGAVILKGETIVAAACYLPLSESPFISKELGTRHRAAMGISEVTDALTIVVSEETGNISCTKNGELHRELDQNSLSELLRENLSLNVKSSEKKTKKRRGSNDG, from the coding sequence ATGCTTGGTGGGGGATTGGATATTTTAGAGCTTCTAAGAGTAGGCGTAGATATTGCTCTCGTCTGGTATGTGTTATATAAGCTAATCATGCTGATTAGAGGTACAAAGGCCATCCAGCTTTTAAAGGGGATTGCAGTAGTGCTGGCGGTATGGCTTTTAAGTATAGCATTTAATTTACAGACGGTACAATGGATTACCAGTCAAGCCATTGGCTGGGGGTTAATTGTTATTATTATACTATTCCAGCCTGAGTTGCGAAGAGCTTTGGAGCAGCTTGGAAGAGGGAACATTTTTGGAAGAAGTGCGCGTTCAGAAGAAGAAATTATACAACAGAATATTGAAGCAATTATCCAGTCTTGTAACTATATGGCAAAGCGCAGAATAGGAGCGCTGATTTCTATTGAACGGGAAACGGGAATAGGTGACTATGCTGAAACAGGTATACCAATTAACGGAAAACTAACACATCAGCTGTTGACGAATATTTTCACACCAAACACCCCTTTGCATGATGGAGCGGTTATTTTAAAGGGGGAAACGATTGTAGCAGCTGCTTGCTATTTGCCGTTATCAGAGAGCCCTTTTATTTCTAAAGAGCTGGGAACAAGACACAGAGCCGCTATGGGGATTAGTGAAGTAACAGATGCCCTGACAATTGTCGTGTCAGAAGAGACAGGTAATATTTCTTGTACCAAAAATGGCGAGTTACATAGAGAACTGGACCAGAACAGTCTAAGTGAGCTATTGCGGGAAAACCTATCTTTAAACGTGAAATCCTCTGAAAAGAAGACAAAAAAACGGAGGGGGAGCAATGATGGATAA